The following proteins are encoded in a genomic region of Arachis ipaensis cultivar K30076 chromosome B02, Araip1.1, whole genome shotgun sequence:
- the LOC110268874 gene encoding uncharacterized protein LOC110268874 isoform X1 produces MPLFYVINRVRKMFDHKFENEPSYYSDYSYAESMSGVEDSYSDYPPPYNGRLLECRKKLKKVRSTNNHRSLHTESFPRRGKSQPVSAKTSGISTPIEDSDANEGFESSSPTLIVRQTALKLSSLKLKRSLTRSVSPDTELLRRKFDANSKLHQATCSSALKLAHFCDGHDFPHDQGTKSNKEFSSMKMCSYAYCSAHVWYHDGDSPLCSPRSRRPLKNPNNTKTKSENQRPASRKASQRVRIAHNEDSVNDTTTDYCETETDLDVDDEHNKYILQQSVRKAFDEMLVPQETEAQVVSQDNNHLNSEGIATSNKVVEDKSGENNINSSISNEETAKEKETCVELGNSISTTKEERKSQKGWSNLKKLILFKRFVKALEEAREFNRRRYRDTPLACDGGVKAERVDLERHITEEEKNAEEWMLDYALQKVIAQPPSTPAKRKKRVALLVEAFETVVPLGRQEVVHRRRSSLSNRARSAK; encoded by the exons ATGCCATTATTTTACGTCATAAACAGGGTTCGAAAGATGTTTGATCACAAGTTTGAGAATGAACCGTCTTACTATAGTGATTATTCATATGCGGAGAGTATGTCTGGAGTAGAAGATTCTTATTCTGATTATCCGCCACCATACAATGGAAGATTATTAGAATGCAGGAAGAAATTGAAGAAAGTGAGGTCCACCAATAATCATAGGTCGTTACACACAGAATCATTCCCTAGAAGAGGAAAATCTCAACCTGTTAGCGCAAAAACTTCAGGAATATCAACCCCAATTGAAGATTCAGATGCAAACGAAGGTTTTGAG AGTTCATCACCGACACTAATCGTAAGGCAGACAGCGCTAAAATTATCATCCTTGAAACTAAAGAGAAGCTTAACCAGAAGCGTATCTCCGGACACAGAATTATTGAGGAGAAAGTTTGATGCAAATTCAAAGTTGCATCAAGCCACATGTTCTTCAGCTCTCAAGCTAGCGCATTTCTGCGATGGCCATGACTTTCCACATGATCAAGGAACTAAATCTAACAAAGAGTTTTCAAGTATGAAGATGTGTTCATATGCTTACTGCTCTGCTCATGTCTGGTACCACGACGGGGATTCGCCTTTGTGCTCCCCGAGGAGTAGGCGTCCGTTGAAGAACCCAAACAACACCAAAACCAAATCGGAGAATCAACGACCTGCTTCCAGGAAAGCATCTCAGAGAGTCCGAATTGCACACAATGAGGATTCCGTGAACGATACAACAACCGATTATTGCGAAACGGAAACAGATTTAGACGTCGATGATGAACACAACAAGTACATACTTCAGCAGTCAGTGCGAAAAGCATTTGATGAGATGCTTGTGCCGCAAGAAACTGAAGCACAGGTTGTCTCTCAAGATAATAATCACTTAAATTCTGAAGGGATTGCAACCTCGAATAAAGTCGTCGAAGATAAGAGTGGAGAAAATAATATTAACTCATCAATATCCAATGAAGAAACTGCTAAAGAAAAAGAAACTTGTGTGGAGTTAGGTAATTCTATTTCCACAACAAAGGAAGAGAGAAAATCACAAAAAGGATGGAGCAATTTGAAAAAGTTAATCCTCTTTAAGAGGTTTGTGAAGGCATTAGAAGAGGCAAGAGAATTCAACCGACGCAGATACAGAGATACACCTTTGGCCTGTGATGGAGGCGTAAAAGCCGAAAGAGTCGATCTAGAAAGACATATAACAGAAGAGGAAAAGAATGCTGAGGAATGGATGCTTGATTATGCACTTCAGAAGGTAATTGCTCAACCTCCTTCTACTCCTGCTAAACGAAAGAAAAGAGTAGCACTTCTTGTAGAAGCTTTTGAAACGGTTGTGCCCTTGGGACGACAAGAAGTTGTGCATCGCCGGCGTTCGTCGCTTTCGAATCGAGCAAGATCAGCTAAATAG
- the LOC110268874 gene encoding uncharacterized protein LOC110268874 isoform X2 → MFDHKFENEPSYYSDYSYAESMSGVEDSYSDYPPPYNGRLLECRKKLKKVRSTNNHRSLHTESFPRRGKSQPVSAKTSGISTPIEDSDANEGFESSSPTLIVRQTALKLSSLKLKRSLTRSVSPDTELLRRKFDANSKLHQATCSSALKLAHFCDGHDFPHDQGTKSNKEFSSMKMCSYAYCSAHVWYHDGDSPLCSPRSRRPLKNPNNTKTKSENQRPASRKASQRVRIAHNEDSVNDTTTDYCETETDLDVDDEHNKYILQQSVRKAFDEMLVPQETEAQVVSQDNNHLNSEGIATSNKVVEDKSGENNINSSISNEETAKEKETCVELGNSISTTKEERKSQKGWSNLKKLILFKRFVKALEEAREFNRRRYRDTPLACDGGVKAERVDLERHITEEEKNAEEWMLDYALQKVIAQPPSTPAKRKKRVALLVEAFETVVPLGRQEVVHRRRSSLSNRARSAK, encoded by the exons ATGTTTGATCACAAGTTTGAGAATGAACCGTCTTACTATAGTGATTATTCATATGCGGAGAGTATGTCTGGAGTAGAAGATTCTTATTCTGATTATCCGCCACCATACAATGGAAGATTATTAGAATGCAGGAAGAAATTGAAGAAAGTGAGGTCCACCAATAATCATAGGTCGTTACACACAGAATCATTCCCTAGAAGAGGAAAATCTCAACCTGTTAGCGCAAAAACTTCAGGAATATCAACCCCAATTGAAGATTCAGATGCAAACGAAGGTTTTGAG AGTTCATCACCGACACTAATCGTAAGGCAGACAGCGCTAAAATTATCATCCTTGAAACTAAAGAGAAGCTTAACCAGAAGCGTATCTCCGGACACAGAATTATTGAGGAGAAAGTTTGATGCAAATTCAAAGTTGCATCAAGCCACATGTTCTTCAGCTCTCAAGCTAGCGCATTTCTGCGATGGCCATGACTTTCCACATGATCAAGGAACTAAATCTAACAAAGAGTTTTCAAGTATGAAGATGTGTTCATATGCTTACTGCTCTGCTCATGTCTGGTACCACGACGGGGATTCGCCTTTGTGCTCCCCGAGGAGTAGGCGTCCGTTGAAGAACCCAAACAACACCAAAACCAAATCGGAGAATCAACGACCTGCTTCCAGGAAAGCATCTCAGAGAGTCCGAATTGCACACAATGAGGATTCCGTGAACGATACAACAACCGATTATTGCGAAACGGAAACAGATTTAGACGTCGATGATGAACACAACAAGTACATACTTCAGCAGTCAGTGCGAAAAGCATTTGATGAGATGCTTGTGCCGCAAGAAACTGAAGCACAGGTTGTCTCTCAAGATAATAATCACTTAAATTCTGAAGGGATTGCAACCTCGAATAAAGTCGTCGAAGATAAGAGTGGAGAAAATAATATTAACTCATCAATATCCAATGAAGAAACTGCTAAAGAAAAAGAAACTTGTGTGGAGTTAGGTAATTCTATTTCCACAACAAAGGAAGAGAGAAAATCACAAAAAGGATGGAGCAATTTGAAAAAGTTAATCCTCTTTAAGAGGTTTGTGAAGGCATTAGAAGAGGCAAGAGAATTCAACCGACGCAGATACAGAGATACACCTTTGGCCTGTGATGGAGGCGTAAAAGCCGAAAGAGTCGATCTAGAAAGACATATAACAGAAGAGGAAAAGAATGCTGAGGAATGGATGCTTGATTATGCACTTCAGAAGGTAATTGCTCAACCTCCTTCTACTCCTGCTAAACGAAAGAAAAGAGTAGCACTTCTTGTAGAAGCTTTTGAAACGGTTGTGCCCTTGGGACGACAAGAAGTTGTGCATCGCCGGCGTTCGTCGCTTTCGAATCGAGCAAGATCAGCTAAATAG